The Aspergillus flavus chromosome 2, complete sequence region CCAGCGCCATGGTGGGGTCAGGCGACACTGGCGAAGCCACCATTAGTGCCGTCAGATCTGACCCAACAAATCTCAAGGGCCACCGGAGTCACTCATATGAGGGTGACAGTCATCAAAGAAGGATCCAACGCTGAAAGTGGCAACGCCACCAGCAGCGGTTTACCAAGCGATGAATCCAAAATCGCGAAGTACAACGGCATTTCCGAGAGCGCCAATAGTAGGGGCGAGTCAGCCTCGTAGGGTTTTAGAAAGGCTACAGCAAGAGTATGTGCGGACATTGGGCCTTCTGGGCCAGACCGAGAGGCAATGTCTTACACTAGCAGTTTCAGGCTGAGGCCGAAAAATCACGGCGATAGCGGCAGCGGGTGATATGCGCAATGGTAGATAATAGCCCGTCCAAGGACTCACTCAAGGATTCATCGGGTGTTCGGCTGGCGTTGTTCCTATAACTGTTTGTACACGAGAGTGAAGAAATAGCGCTCCTTCATAGCTATGCAGGATTGGGCATCGATCTTCGGGGTCTCCGAGCCACATAGCCCAAGTGCAAAAGCGGCCCGCCGGAGATCACAGCGAAGGCGATGACCCCTAACTAGGAAGGGAGATAGGTCCTGTGGATCTGGTTAGCTTCGGAGTGATGCATTGGGGCAGCAAATGCGCAATgactaatttttatataatccTGATTATGTTCATGTAAGCGCTACAATACTCGACTATTTCAACTCCAGGTCCTTCATCTCAGCCTGTCTTGAACCCCTACTGACATTATATACACACCCCCACTTTCTACAATCTCCCGGAATGCCAACCGTTCCCTCTTTCCGCAAGATGAAACACAACCCAGATCTCTTGAAGAATCTCCCTGCCGATTTCCTAGCCGGCCATGACAAGCTCTCGCGCGAGCAAGCCGGACACCTACGGCATTTCCACAACCTCGCGACCCAAAGGGACGGCGAATGGGGGGTTATGGGGTCCCAGGACCCCGGACAGGAGTGGCTCGATGCCTACCGCTACCAGCTAGCCACAATGGCCTATGCAGCTGGGGCGGCACACTTCCACCGCTTACCTGCTCTGCGGTCAATCTTCCAGTCTCTTCTTAGTGGCCTTATTCATAAAATGCTCCGCCGAGAGGTCTGGGGATACTGGTTTTTAACAAGCCATAGTGGCAAGTTTGTAGACCCGGATATCAAAAGGCTGAGACAACCATGGGCAGATCCTGTTGTTAAGGAGAATATCATGGTAGGTGACTTACTTTCCTTTAACCCTATTGGCCTCTTCTTATTGGTGTCGTGAGACCGTTTTTATTCTTGCTATTCTTGCTTTGACGTGCTTCTGTTTGCTTTGCTGTTGCCGTTGCTCACCTTCGCAATCCCCTGCTTAACTACCAGCAGTACTCcggtcatcttctcctcatGGTGTCGTTGTATACGATGCTTTTCAACGATGACAAATATAATCAGGAAGGGGCGCTTACCTTCAACTGGAGCCCAATATTCTGGGGCATGGGACCGGAGAAGTTTTCATACACCCGCGAATCTCTCCAAAAGGCCATCTTAGCGGAAATGGAGCGTGAGAAGTGGCTCGGGGTCTGCTGCGAACCAAACTGCATTTTCATTGTTTGTAATCAGTTTCCGGTAAGTTCCAGTCCTAACAAGGTTGCAATAATATCCGTCCCAAACAGGAAACTGCTAATGTACCCATAGATCATTGCTATGAGATACAATGATGTTCGGGACGGCACAAATGTTGCAACCGAGGTACTCAGTAAGTACACAGCTGCTTGGGAAGCAAAAGGCATGGCGGGCCCAAACGGGCTGTTCATCAGCTGGTACTCGCCAAAACAGGACACGAAGAGGCCAGCGCTTGATCTTGGGTTCACAGCTTGGTCAGTTACTCTATCATGAACTTGGAATTTCATCATATCACAGTACAGGAAGGAGGGAACAATAGGCAAAGTGTCTCACTTAGGAGCTAACTTTCTGTTCTTTGAGTTTATCAGGGCCACTGCATTCATGAACGCCTGGAACCCAATCCTTGCAAATGAGACATTTCAAGCGCAATCTATAGGCTTCCTTACTCGAGCCGACCATGACCGAATCAGCATTAACAGAGGGCCAGTGGCATTCGCCATCCGTGAGCTCGCTGAGAAGAAAGGAGTCGATCCATATTCCCTCTCAACCATGCAAAAGGCACGAGATATTGTGGCAAGCAGCCCTACTACGGGAGAGCATCGAGAACCTTTTCCTCGACCAATGTTTGGATACATCCTCATGGCCATGTCTGAACTGGGTGATGAATCAAAACTTGCAGGTTTACTCAATCATGTTGATCGGTTCTTCCAGCCAACTTGGCAAAATGGGGGTCTCTACTACCCTGTTAATGCGGAACAGTATGACAAAGACGGAAATTGGACAGAGGTTGAACCATTTACGGGAAACGGCGCCGTTGGCTATGCGCGGTTGACAGTTCTCGGTGGTCAACGGAAGATGTGGGAGGAGCCTTGGTCTGCAGAGCAGGTTTCTCGGGCACCGCACATCAGTGGCATTGATTTAGGCAGTGGGGTAGATTTCCTGAGAGGCTGCTGGGATGAATCGCATCAGGCGATGGTGGTGACAATGCGGACGTGGGATCAGACGGAAAAGTTGTGAGTGTGCACCCCACCGCCTCCTGCAGTGATTCTATAGATTGGCCCCTTCAGTACATTTCTCACGACCCTACTACAGTATTGCTGACGTCCAGTTACCATCATAGCGTCCGACTTGAGAATCATAACCTTCCTGTGGGGACATATGGAGTCTATCGCAACGGAGTTCTGACGGAGACAAAATTTGTCGATCGGCCGGGAGATACGCTTGAAGTATATGTCCGAGTCGAAGGGATTGATTTTGACCTTGTTCTGCTGAAGGCTTAAGCATATAACCAAGTACGAGGTTAGATGAAAGATGTGTTCGACGATATTCGTAAGCAGCTAGCATTGATAGGGCAGGGCAGGGCAGTATCGACTTTCTTACTCGCCACTCATAGGTTCAATACTACAAGATACACGCCGTGTGTGTAGGGCCACAGCCATGGCTTCTCCCTTGATTAAGCGCTCCTAGAATAAATTTCTACCATTCAATCTAAGTCAGTGGACTGAAAAGGTTCGGTTCAAGGGATACTCTACAAAACTAAGCTAAACCATCCGGCGCCGTTTATATCAACAGCTGTGACAACTGACATTATTCCACTGCCTTCAAAACATCTTAGCAATTGGTCCAAGTAGAAGTAATACATAACTACAGCGtttgaatttatatattattgcCATGAGCGGTTTCCTACGAGTACCTTCCACGCCAGGTACTACGTTTGGTGAAACTGCTCCGTCACAGATTCCATTGAGCGTAGAGAACCTCTATCCCGCTTCCTGCTAGTCTCCGGAAATGCGGCTACAGAGGATACCGTCATATCAAGTACCCGTGCTCTTAGAATATAATGCCAGAGGAGCGCTCCTGTTGAGCATGCTAGAGGCATAAAAGCTAATGAAATCTGTGTACGTATGTCGTTTCCAAGGTTTATTCGACCATAAAAAATTTTTGATCATACCggtcctcttcttttcgtcCTCAGTTATGTAGTAATTTCTTGTTGTAAGATGGATGTGGCTACTGTTCAAAAATGGTAGAACAGTTGTAAACCATTTACCACGTAATACTTCCCAGCTATCACCTGTTGTGTCACCGACCAATTATGATGATATCTGGAAACTTGGATCAACAACGTCGGGTAATGATTTCGAGGGCTGCTGACCCTTTTTGGTGCTGTTGACGGGCTTGGCGGAATCATGTTTATTTGGCTAGATTTTTGGGCAGTTGCGGCCGAGTACGCCTCATACGGGCGGTCACCGACGAATCCGGGAGTGATCAGGATCTGCTCCCGATACGCCCTGACTATCCGTACTCCGTGAGCGATCCGAGAGCGATCAGCACACGCACCGGGCGTGCTCATGCCACGATCCGGGCTGATCCCAGAGTGAAAAGCGGCGCTGACCTAAGCCTATTCTGGAAATGGAAAGTCGTCGGGCGGCTTTCCGCAGAAATCCTGTTCAATAGTGTCACGGTTAATGTCGGGAAACCGAGGTGCTACTCCGAGTGGCCAATTCCGAAGTATACCCATTATGATAGAGAGCCATTCAATCGGAATGATACGTTCTCATACATTGGACCTAAATACTATCGTCTGCTTGGGTGCTAGTGCTATCTTCCTTGCTTAATAGTCGGGGACTATTGTTACTCCAGCTATCATCTCTTCCTTATATAAATTCGATGATAATTGCTCACAGGAGTCTTATATGAGAATAGGTCCAACACACCAAATTTAGGACATATTTATCTCTGGATCTAGTATCAACTTTTCTTAATTACTTATTTATCACACTCTGGCTAGGATACGGCCTTCGCTAGTTATCTAGAACACCGGCGTTGGAGCCCAGTATATCGCATTATCGAGACAACTAATATCATTGCATACCTAAATGTCGGTCAAACCTAATCTTGGATTCTTTATAGTACCGTCTAAATCTAGAGAATCACAATCAATAAGTCAAATAATAGTTACAAAAGCATCTATCTGGATGCTCTTTGTGCCCCATAGCTTAGAGCGTTGGAACCTCGACTTGGACATAATTGAGGATTTATTTTTCCTATGAAAGCGAAATACCGTGTCACCTACATATATCAAGGGTAAAAGTATAGCCAAAGGCACTGATGTAATGCTATATCTTGCTATCAAGCATCTATACGTGGAAGTGCTCCATAGGCTTAGAGAGGTTTAGATGACCAAATAGGTATCGCGAACCTACGTACTGAGTCTCGTCGTATCTATAATCCTATCAGAaccttttataatatatGCTGTGCTATCTCAATACTCAAGCTCAGGCTTAGCAGAAAGCATAATGCAGCGAATCTCCTAGAGTCACAGGCTATCTGACAACCGTTGTCCTAGAGTTGGGAATTCATAGAACATTAATTGATTTGCTGCTTGTTGAAGGGCGGATCTCTCAGGTTCTAGCTTCCAGGGATCACATGCTTTTTTGATGCTAAGCTCTTTAACGTCTTCGTGGTCGAGGCAGTGCAAAGCATACCTTTACCAAGCGCATTACATTTGCCGCTGTCATTTTGGATTCGGATGCTTCCTTGGTGGCCCCGCATCCCCTAATTTGTAAAAGTCAACGTTAGCTCTTCTATCCCAGTACCAAATACGTTAGTGATATCGTCAGTACCATTCCTTCGAGCAACACTATCCTATCAAGAGAAATCACTATCGCATCTCTGAAGCTATTGCCGTAGCTCAATGTCGTTAATATTGGCAGTGCGAGTTCTTCGGGCCTATCAGCAGGTACGATAGCGATTCGGTTGCCGCTGGTCCCCATAACCTCTTGAACAAATGATCCTAACTCTGTACAACAGCAGTAATAGAACACTGTCAATAGTAGAAGAAGATAGGACCGTGAAAGacttatataaataaagatgTACTCGTGCAAGCTGGCGCAACATTTCCACGTGGACAGAGAGTCCTATGCCATGGCTCCTGATTCCAACCGTGCCCGTTAAGTACTTGGTGCTTTCGAGGTTCTCGTAGCCTTTGGTGATGATGTTTCTGTGGCCCTTCCTTATAGTAATCAAGGCGATGCCACGCTCATGTCCCATTGCCTTCCATTTGTGCTGGCTGGTTCTGGTTTGCTCGGTACCAAGCTGCTAGGTGAGATGCATAAAAGCTCTCCGCCAGCGTTACCTGGTGAGATACAGGCGCCAGGATGATTCATAGTACTGAAAATAGCGTCCCAATGAGGTCGAAAGATATCTTCGCCCTGTAGTGTCTCCATCCACAGGATACACTTAATGCGGACGAGGACGTCGTTCCAATTACTCAGTCGTAGAGAAGCAGCCATAATCCGCGCTCTCTCTATAAACCACTGATAGTCAGGTGTGCCAGTTGAGGCCACCAAGCCGATTGCAAGAAGCCAGGCATCAAGCGAACCATACACACGAGGGGTCGATTCGAGTTGCTTGAGTTGATCTATAAATCGGATGACAATGCTATGCATCATGGCAGCATGTGAGTAATACGTTGGCCCATGAATGATGAACATGTAGAGTATGATTGCGTAGCGGATGCATTCGGTGATCGACGACGAGTGAGAACTTTCCGTATCCGGTGCTGTAAGTAGAAGTCGGTGTATGACAAAACAAGTGAGGTCATGAAGTCGTGTGGTTGGGAAATGTATCCGCTGCGCCTGCTGGAAGGCACTACGAAGACGGACGAAAACATTCCTGACTGCGTAATCGACTTCCATACTGATGAGCTCGGATAAATCATCGTAAAGGGCGGTGGGATCCATCTGCCATTCTGGAATAGGCGGTATGCCATCTCCAATGCCGACATCATCTTGGGTCTCGAATTGAGGATGGCCCATGACGATCATCGATACCCTATAGTGCATGTGAATAGTATACCCTCAAGGTGAACAAGGAGGCACTTACCAGCTAATCATCCTCGCGGTAAGTGGGCTTGTTTGTCTTACTGAATTGATACCACCTCGCATGTTGACCAGTCTTATTGCTCCGTCAACATGCATTTGGCTGACCTTGATATTGCCCTTACCAAACTGAAGGTGGTGTGATATCAGCATTCAATTCGTAAGGAAGATATGAGACTTAGAGAAAGAATGATTCATAACGGGATCTCACTTCGATAGCTGCCAAAGTAATTACTGAGTTCATAGTTCCATCCTGTACCGCCAGCGACGTGTCTTGAACTTTGCGCCGCAGTAAAGAGACGGAGTCGGCCATGAGAAGTTCCGAGGTTTGGAAGCCCTTCTGGGCCAACAACTCCTCATCAAGACATGCCGTCTGCAGCGAGACATGAAATAGTGCCGGGTCGCCCAGAGCAAGTGGCCACCAAGAGATGAGAAACGGATTCGTCGTTGGATTTAGGTCGAGGGGATAATATTGAAAGGCGATCTTGTGGATAACTGAATTTGGTAAGCTCAATTTGGATCGACGACATAGAATAAAGACGTACGTACAGCTATAGATGAGACGTTGTACGCGTTCGCGGGGAAGTCTCGTCTGCGGGTATGAATCGAAAGGATCGAGAGACCCAAATCTGTAGGCGGTTAAAGTGCCGGATGTCTCGAGGGGTCTTGATGATCCGCCATCTCCCCACCCGGGAGCTGCCGGCAACGCTGTCAGAGGCTCATTGGCATAGTTGCACGGGACATCGCGCTTGACACAGCGTGAGCAACGCGGCGTGCGGAGGTCGCAACTATGTTTTGATTTGGCACACGCAGTACAGGATCGGCGAAGAGTTTGGCGCATTTTGGCGAAGGGAAGTTGAGTGTAGGTGGAGACAGCCGGAAGACTCAGGTACCAAAAGGTACGTGCTGTCGAGCCGCGCGCCAAGAGCACAAATACCCATAAATAACTCTTACACCAACAACACCCCCACTTTTACCCGATGTCATTTCTCCAGATCCATTTCACCTTCGAGGTACAATCTGTATATCGAATTCTCAAGCTTCaatttctaaaatattagaGGCGAATTCAGTTCTACCCAAAAGCCAACCTCAGCTTACTTATCACTCTATACAATCAGCTACTGTGATATTTTTAGTGTTagaaaatctttatatatattgtatCACCCAAGAGTAAACCGGCAAACAGAGTCGATAACTGATCTCTTTATGACGCTATCTACATACTATATCATCTAGTAAACACGCTTAACACGGATATTACTTCCTCTAACAGACATATGTATCGTATAGTACTGACATCTGACCTAAGTTGAATCTCTGTTCTCGGCGCTTCAGCCAATTGTCGCTTCTTGAAGCTATCCTTTATGAATAGCAACATATATTGAACCCCAGAAAAACGAGCATATAGTAGCGGGAATATTCCGCTCGAGAAGAAACCCACACGGTCTAGAGCTTCTTTCGTATCATCGTCAAACTCCACCTTCAGATCCACGTTACAATAACAGATGGCCGGATGGCTACCCCGATTCAAGCAGCAGTACAATAGCAAGTACTGTATATACCTCGAAGGGGTTTGTCAGATTTGATTCCGCTTCTAGATCTCACTCGTCAACCATATGACGTAGAGTCGTCAAGACATTTTAAGCTTAACAATCCTGGTCTACTTTGTTAAGCGTATGCTTGTTCTTAACCCGGCATAGCTTCTAATTCGGCTGCTGATTTCGTACTTCTAAAACCAATGAAGTGACAGCCTAGGTGAGTCCTTGTCTGGTCATGTGAGTATTTATCCTTCCCTAGCTTTACGAAAGTAACTATGGAATTCGTAGATTATTGAAGTGACCGCCGTTTGGGGCTATCGATTGTTATCGGCGTCTCAAATCTTTTGCATACCATAAGATGTAATGAATCATCGAGGGTTGGTTCTTTAAGAGGCTCGCTCCACTTTCCAAAATAGCCGAAGCTTTGAACACTACATAGCTGTTGACGATGTATTTAGGGTACCGAAGGGCAAGATACGTACGTCAAAAATTCCATTCCTTCGACCAGAAGGAGTGAGACGATCACATGAAGGGCTCGAGAACGCCGAATAGGGGTATTTGGTTACTCTGGACTGGCAGTCTGGGATATAATGGCAACATCGAATATCTTGGCGATATTCTCAAAGAATCCTATAGGCAGGAATAGACCGTTACTGAGCACGCCACTTGGGCAATCATCATTCCGTGGTTGGTTCACTTTATAATTTGACAAGGATTCCAAAGTAGTGTGGCCGAAAGAGGACTAGACCCCGCCGACTGCATCTGTACGGCTTTCGGAGTCTAGTCCTAATAGGGTAATGTATGTACTAGGATGCGATTCCCCTCATCTCCAATCTCACGCCATCACCACAAAATTTTCCAGGACTCATAACCAATTGGTCCTAAGTGTGGGTCGAGACGTTCAATATTCTCCCCTGTTCTGTCAGGGGAACAGACCACCTACCTTTGGCCCGCGCTAGAAGGGGAGGGATGTTATCTCTAGTTCGATCATTCCTGCAGCGTTACGATCCACCCGCGGCCCAGAAGACCGATCCCATCTCCCTATAATAAAGTCCTGGTGAGCCCCTTCCTGGCTTGCCAGACGTCGGGAAGAGTGCCTCTACCACAATGGACGCCAAGATGGCTACTGAGatcttcaacaccaccaGCGCGCAGCCTGAGTCGCCGCAGTCATGGGCCTACAAGACTTCCCAGTTGCAAGGCGCCCTACCAGATTTTCTGGCAGAATGGTCCGCCTGGCAATACGTCGTGACGTTTCTGGTTGGTTTAGTGCTGTATGATCAAGGTAATTAGCAATGCCGATAACAGGAGCTCGTTCATCCTGCTGACTTGGTCTCCAGTCTTGTACCTCAAGCGAAAGGGTGCCCTCCCTGGTCCTACATTCAAAATTCCGCTCATGGGCCCATTTATCCAAGCGATTCATCCAACTTTCGACGGGTATCTTAGACAGTGGGCGAGTGGTCCTCTCAGCTGTGTATCCATCTTTCACAGGTGTGTTCTCGCGTTCATCGTGATTATGCCAGAACTCGATAAACTTGTGTAAGCAACCGTACTCACGCCTCACGTTGCAGATTTGTCGTCCTCGCCTCCGACCGTGATCTAGCCCATAAGGTTTTCAAGTCACCTGCATACGCCGAGCCATGCCTTGTACCGGTTGCGAGAGACATCATAGGCCACAAAGCATGGGTTTTTCTTCAGGGTAGAGACCACGCTGAGTACCGGAGAGGTTTGGTCCCTCTGTTCACCAGCAGGGCCATAGCCACCTATCTTCCAGTCCAGGAGAGAGTATTGGATGACTACTACAACCAGTTCGTTGCCGCTACCAAGGCGAACCAAGGCAAGCCGATGGCATTCATGACCCTGTTCCGCGAAATCAACTGTGCGCTTTCCTGCCGCACCTTCTTCGGCGATTACATCTCCGATGACcaggtgaagaagattgccgATGACTTCTACCTTGCCACTGATGCCCTCGACCTGGTCAATATTCCTCTGGCAATGTACGTCCCCTTCACCAAGACCTGGCTAGGGAAGCGGACGGCCGATGCTGTTCATCGGGTGTTCGCCGAATGTGCAGCTAGATGCAAGGCAAATATGGCGAAAGGTGCGACGCCCACGTGCATTGTGGACCATTGGGTACTCCACATGATGGAGTCCAACCGTTATCGCGAGAGAGTCGCCGCCGGGGAGACCAACTTGGAGAAACCCAAGAATATGATTCGCGAGTTCACAAACGAGGAAATCTCAGACACACTGttcaccttcctctttgCGTCCCAGGATGCGTCCAGCAGTGCCACAACTTGGCTGTTCCAGATCCTCGCCCAGCGGCCCGATGTACTCGATAAACTGCGAGAAGAGAATCTGGCCGCGCGCGGCGGTGATAGGAACAAACCCTTCGATCTCCCCATGTTAGAATCCCTCACCTACACAAACGCAGTCATCAAGGAGCTCCTCCGTTACAAGCCACCCGTCATCCTCGTTCCCTACCTCGCAACAAAGGACTTCCCGGTAACGCCCGACTACACCGTCCCCAAGGGCTCCATGATCATCCCTTCCTGCTACCCAGCTCTCCACGACCCAGAAGCTTATCCCAACCCCGATGTCTTCGATCCCGAACGTTGGATAAGCGGAGACGCTGAGTCCAAGACCAAGAACTGGCTCGTCTTCGGTGCGGGGCCACATGACTGCCTCGCAAGAAAGTACGTACCACTGTCCTTAGCAGGTATGATTGGAAAAGCATCGTTGGAACTCGATTGGGAGCATCATCCCACGCCGAGGTCAGAGGAGATTAGGGTGTTCGCTACGCTGTTTCCGATGGTAAGTACTGGCTACTCTAAGTTTTTACTATATGCTCTGGTTCGTAATTTGCTGACTGTCATAACAGGATGGATGCAATCTGGTTTTCAAGAGGCGGCCTTAGTATGGCACCTCGCAATTTGGACTTCGATACTGCTAAGCCGAGGGCGAGGCACCtgtaaaaataaaagtttgtaataaagtataatgataataattCACCCATTAACGACTCAGAGTTCCTGATTTATAAACTACTTTCAGAATGTACAGTGCCTGGGTATCTGCTACAAGTGATCCTACCAGATAAAAGTAACCTTCAATAAATGTAAAATCTTATCGATCTAGCATTCGTCTCTGGAACAACTCCCATTGTGAGAGTTGTCTAATCCAACGTCTTTAGAGTTATTGTCTGGCTGAGCCAGAGGTTTCCACTTCTTCAATCCATCGCCGCGTTTGGTCTGCCAGCAGTTCGCTGTGCTCTCTATCCTATGGCGTATCCTAGGCTTGACTTGGATCAAAAGTAAATGTGATACAGGGGTACTGGTCCTATTAAATTGAATGCACGCGTCGTTTACTAACACAAGTATCCCTTTGCTCCTATTTGTTCGAGTGGGAGGGAAGTACTATTCTCGGTTTATTCACTAATGCACCGGACATGCAAGGAACAAGGGACTAGTTAGGGTAACTCTGCCTCGGTCTACCATGAAATATAGATGTACTCCACCTGGTAAGCTTCGCCTAGTAAGGCCTAGCTTTCTCGTATTCAGTTTGACTTCGTGAGTGGAACCTTTAAGGTCCTATCCACAATAATAGTCAATATATGGCCTGTATCCTTCTGTCTCTGGAAAGCTATAGATCTGATAATTTATGTCATTCTATTATCGAAACTCGCTGTTTAACTCATATAGCCAGGCTTTTTACCATGCATTATGTACATGCATAATGTGCTCAGGGAAACTTCCAAACTACTAGGgaatattctatattctgGGTCGTCTCTGGATGCATCAAAGAAATAGAACTTGCCATTTGCAGTTATAGCGAGGTTGTAATTAGCAGCCAATAATATGTGTTACTTATCATATGCAAATTTGTTTCGGATGATAGGTCGTGGTTGGCGATCACTTCTCGTATCGATGCCTCTACTACGGAGCACCGTCGGAGTTGAAATCCTGCGAGCCACTGGTAACTCCCTGCATTTAACCGGATGCTACGTACTAGGCAGCCTCGTATTAATTGCTCTGAGCCGCTGTCTAGTGTAAGATTATCCTTGTGCCAAGTGATATCAGTCATGCTTATTCGGAAGCACTAGTACGTTACAATTGTTCAACGTCCAAGcttattcttcttgctctaCGCTGCGTCTAGGCATATAATGTAGCGCCATCATATTAAGAACAAGTCTGAGGCCTGCAGATATCAGTCCAATACTTCCTCACTACTTGGATTGTATGTTAATGCTCACATCTCTTGTATTCCTCGCAGTTCATATGTCCCTGACCGAGTTATAAGCCAGAATCCCCACCAGGCATATCCAAATCCCAACATCCTAACTGGCTGGAGGTATTCCCTGTACATCACGTCTGTGATATGCAGTTCAGGCATCGATCAAAGCCCCAGGCCGCCATGTCTGCCTTCCATTCCAGGCAACCCCAATTCCCCTTTTCGGTTACCTGACGCAAAGAGATAAGGGAATTCGATTCTAATACTAACGCAGGAGCCCGGATGGCGCAGTGGTAGGTCCGCCTGACCACTGACCCCAGGCTCCTTGATTCGAGTTCCGGTCTCGACATGTAAAATCCTTCGGGGTTTTCGTAACCCTCCAGAACGCCCTAGGTTGAGGCGAGAAGGTTGGGTGAGCTTTTTgtagttttattttattgaaCTGATCTATCactttttctctctctgtctgtctttttcctattctttttgttatcCGGCTTgctcattttcttcttctctttctgttaACTTGGTTTTGTGGTCTTTTTTTGAGCGTGAGTGCCTGAGGTGCTAAGGCTAGTAATG contains the following coding sequences:
- a CDS encoding cytochrome protein (cytochrome P450 61); this translates as MDAKMATEIFNTTSAQPESPQSWAYKTSQLQGALPDFLAEWSAWQYVVTFLVGLVLYDQVLYLKRKGALPGPTFKIPLMGPFIQAIHPTFDGYLRQWASGPLSCVSIFHRFVVLASDRDLAHKVFKSPAYAEPCLVPVARDIIGHKAWVFLQGRDHAEYRRGLVPLFTSRAIATYLPVQERVLDDYYNQFVAATKANQGKPMAFMTLFREINCALSCRTFFGDYISDDQVKKIADDFYLATDALDLVNIPLAMYVPFTKTWLGKRTADAVHRVFAECAARCKANMAKGATPTCIVDHWVLHMMESNRYRERVAAGETNLEKPKNMIREFTNEEISDTLFTFLFASQDASSSATTWLFQILAQRPDVLDKLREENLAARGGDRNKPFDLPMLESLTYTNAVIKELLRYKPPVILVPYLATKDFPVTPDYTVPKGSMIIPSCYPALHDPEAYPNPDVFDPERWISGDAESKTKNWLVFGAGPHDCLARKYVPLSLAGMIGKASLELDWEHHPTPRSEEIRVFATLFPMDGCNLVFKRRP